One window of Planctomycetia bacterium genomic DNA carries:
- a CDS encoding thioesterase, whose amino-acid sequence MKPSLQLGNQAEVTFRVTEEMCPAFDGVVVHHVCSTWTIVQFMEVAGRKILAPHLEADEEGVGSHVSCDHKGPAPVGSLVRVVATAVGLTDRELICETVATCGQKLVAVGKTAQRVFPKVVLRRILSSGQ is encoded by the coding sequence GTGAAGCCGTCCTTGCAGTTGGGAAATCAGGCGGAAGTCACTTTTCGCGTGACCGAAGAAATGTGCCCCGCCTTCGACGGCGTCGTGGTTCACCATGTCTGCTCAACCTGGACCATCGTTCAATTCATGGAAGTCGCCGGCCGAAAGATCCTCGCGCCCCATCTGGAGGCTGACGAGGAAGGCGTCGGCAGCCACGTCTCCTGCGACCACAAGGGACCGGCACCGGTCGGGAGCCTCGTTCGGGTCGTCGCCACCGCCGTCGGCCTGACCGATCGGGAATTAATCTGCGAAACCGTCGCCACATGCGGCCAAAAGCTGGTCGCGGTCGGCAAAACGGCTCAGCGGGTCTTTCCCAAGGTCGTCTTAAGGCGTATCCTCTCGTCTGGGCAATAA
- a CDS encoding EthD family reductase has translation MVKLVAVYKKPEDPAAFDKHYFEKHVPLAKKMPGLIKCEIEKVTGSPVPDTETPYLAAHLYFDNKAAMHSAMMSDAGKAAAKDLAGFAGKYVRMFFTEVVEA, from the coding sequence ATGGTGAAGTTGGTGGCAGTCTATAAGAAGCCCGAGGATCCGGCGGCGTTCGACAAACACTACTTTGAAAAGCACGTGCCGCTTGCCAAGAAAATGCCCGGACTTATCAAGTGCGAAATCGAGAAAGTGACCGGCTCGCCCGTACCGGACACCGAGACGCCCTACCTGGCGGCCCACCTCTATTTCGACAACAAGGCCGCGATGCACTCGGCAATGATGTCCGATGCGGGCAAGGCCGCCGCCAAGGACCTCGCCGGCTTCGCGGGTAAATACGTCCGCATGTTCTTCACCGAAGTCGTCGAAGCCTGA
- a CDS encoding enoyl-CoA hydratase/isomerase family protein, whose product MEYQGKPADSFGFKFIKYQKANLKATVTFNRPDVLNAVNGDMLAELNTAFQDASWDDDVRVLILTGEGDRAFCTGADVKEQAEDFVGKPNKYWKWMGTFCEAHERLRNIGKPTIARLNGMVVGGGNEFNMSCDLAIAADDIIIKQVGAARGSVAAAGATQFLPLIVGDRRAREILFLCEDIPAKKALEWGLVNEVVPRAQLDKAVDAMATKLINKLPMCLRYAKEQINYWRNTSWHQTIGHAKEFLALNNLSPEVAEGMKAFVEKRPVNYDAVRRQVD is encoded by the coding sequence ATGGAATATCAAGGCAAGCCCGCCGATTCGTTCGGCTTCAAGTTCATCAAGTATCAGAAGGCAAATCTGAAGGCCACGGTGACCTTCAACCGTCCCGACGTGCTCAACGCCGTCAACGGTGACATGCTCGCCGAACTCAACACCGCCTTTCAGGACGCCTCGTGGGATGACGATGTCCGCGTCCTCATCCTCACCGGCGAGGGCGATCGCGCCTTCTGCACCGGGGCCGACGTAAAGGAGCAGGCCGAAGACTTCGTCGGCAAGCCCAACAAGTATTGGAAGTGGATGGGCACCTTCTGCGAGGCCCACGAGCGGCTGCGCAACATCGGCAAACCGACGATCGCCCGGCTCAACGGCATGGTGGTCGGCGGGGGCAACGAGTTCAACATGTCCTGCGACCTGGCCATCGCCGCCGATGACATCATCATCAAGCAGGTCGGCGCGGCGCGCGGCAGCGTGGCCGCGGCAGGCGCGACGCAGTTCCTCCCGCTCATCGTCGGCGACCGTCGGGCACGGGAGATTCTCTTCCTCTGCGAAGACATCCCGGCGAAGAAGGCGCTGGAGTGGGGCCTCGTCAATGAGGTCGTCCCGCGAGCCCAGCTCGACAAGGCCGTCGACGCCATGGCGACCAAGCTCATCAACAAGCTGCCGATGTGCCTCCGCTACGCCAAGGAGCAGATCAACTACTGGCGGAACACGTCCTGGCACCAGACCATCGGCCACGCCAAGGAGTTCCTGGCGCTGAACAATCTCTCGCCGGAAGTGGCCGAAGGCATGAAGGCCTTCGTCGAAAAACGCCCGGTGAATTACGACGCCGTGCGGCGGCAGGTTGACTGA
- a CDS encoding nucleotidyltransferase family protein — translation MGIQEVLGRHREQILKIAEQFGATNVRVFGSVARGEADRASDIDLLVDFRPGRSLMDHAGLVVQLEQLLGRRVEVASSRGLRERIRTRVLGEAVAL, via the coding sequence ATGGGTATACAGGAAGTCCTCGGACGACATCGCGAACAAATTCTCAAGATTGCCGAGCAATTCGGCGCGACGAACGTGCGCGTATTCGGCTCGGTGGCGCGTGGAGAGGCCGATCGCGCCAGTGATATCGACCTGTTGGTTGATTTTCGACCGGGCCGATCGCTGATGGACCACGCCGGTTTGGTGGTTCAATTGGAGCAGCTCCTGGGCCGTCGTGTGGAAGTCGCATCGTCTCGTGGACTGCGAGAGCGAATCCGCACGCGCGTCCTTGGCGAGGCTGTCGCCCTATGA
- a CDS encoding DUF86 domain-containing protein, whose protein sequence is MRDDRLIVEEMLDAIERIEKYAARGRGEFSENELIQTWIVHHLQIMGEGARKLSSEFRSRFPGIPWKQIVAMRHILVHDYFGVDLDQVWSAVETDVPVLKGQLREALEN, encoded by the coding sequence ATGAGGGATGACCGGCTGATCGTGGAAGAAATGCTCGACGCGATCGAGCGCATTGAGAAGTACGCGGCACGCGGCCGCGGCGAATTTAGCGAAAACGAGCTCATCCAGACCTGGATCGTGCACCACTTGCAGATCATGGGGGAAGGCGCCCGAAAGCTGTCATCGGAGTTTCGTTCGAGATTTCCGGGTATCCCCTGGAAGCAGATCGTGGCAATGCGTCACATTCTGGTTCACGACTACTTCGGCGTCGACCTTGACCAGGTCTGGTCCGCCGTGGAGACCGATGTGCCAGTTCTGAAGGGGCAGCTCAGGGAAGCCCTTGAGAATTGA
- a CDS encoding carboxypeptidase regulatory-like domain-containing protein has product MATNLLLLQLLISVTGVGPNRTIEGVVLDSSGDPVSGATVLVAHTVRAAMRYISPTSYYCTENPQDDQSFLIIGSGEKAASESTTDRKGRFSFGRLRQGKYSLLAFHSVKGIAQLAETEASESPKRIEIRFDPPTFIEGRVHGYVPRKPASWFARAKRDELKLVYVDDPGLYGRSPRSLYGGPIVMHSESVHVKSDGRFRLGPLLVGGNYAAQLMRWNTAHMQYTCLLIRVVDVAPGKTTHVDIHLDEGVQIKGQVVDETGQALVHARVQLVPETSMLKADVNLSGLELAEAVCKSEEGTYLYGMEADDKGMFEVRGVPPGKYTLFVDRMYEKSQAAKMGVACEIPMTEFFMRRSLTVGDSAPDFLKLTVTQADRDLATEVDEQRQAAERKQQEEIAARAQKAATAAKQPSPGTP; this is encoded by the coding sequence ATGGCCACAAACCTACTCTTGCTCCAACTGCTAATCAGCGTCACAGGTGTTGGCCCGAATCGCACGATTGAAGGCGTCGTCCTCGATTCGAGCGGCGATCCTGTCAGTGGCGCGACTGTTCTTGTCGCGCATACTGTCAGGGCGGCGATGAGGTACATCTCCCCTACATCCTATTACTGCACTGAGAATCCTCAGGATGACCAGTCTTTCTTAATAATCGGTTCAGGAGAAAAGGCGGCCTCGGAATCCACCACTGATCGCAAGGGGCGTTTCTCCTTCGGTCGTCTGCGGCAAGGAAAGTACTCCCTTCTTGCCTTCCATTCAGTAAAGGGTATCGCCCAGCTCGCGGAAACTGAGGCGTCTGAATCACCGAAGCGCATTGAGATTCGATTTGATCCGCCCACCTTTATCGAAGGCCGCGTCCACGGTTATGTTCCCAGGAAACCCGCTTCCTGGTTTGCGCGCGCAAAACGAGATGAACTCAAGTTGGTGTATGTAGATGATCCCGGATTATACGGCAGGTCTCCAAGGAGTCTCTACGGCGGTCCGATTGTGATGCATAGTGAGTCGGTTCACGTCAAGTCCGACGGCCGATTTCGACTCGGACCGCTGCTGGTTGGGGGTAACTATGCGGCGCAACTCATGCGGTGGAATACCGCTCACATGCAATATACCTGCCTTTTAATCCGCGTTGTGGACGTGGCGCCGGGAAAAACGACGCACGTTGACATTCACCTGGATGAGGGTGTGCAGATAAAAGGGCAAGTAGTGGACGAAACAGGCCAGGCACTGGTCCACGCGAGAGTCCAGTTGGTCCCTGAGACTTCGATGCTCAAGGCGGACGTGAACCTGAGCGGATTGGAATTGGCCGAAGCGGTCTGCAAGAGCGAAGAAGGAACATACCTCTACGGCATGGAGGCCGATGACAAGGGCATGTTTGAAGTCCGTGGCGTTCCGCCCGGCAAATACACGCTCTTCGTCGATCGCATGTACGAGAAGTCGCAGGCAGCCAAAATGGGCGTCGCCTGCGAAATTCCAATGACCGAGTTCTTCATGCGCAGGTCGCTGACGGTCGGCGATTCAGCACCCGACTTTCTCAAGTTAACCGTGACCCAGGCCGACCGCGACCTAGCGACGGAGGTGGACGAGCAAAGACAGGCCGCCGAGCGCAAACAGCAGGAGGAGATCGCCGCCCGGGCGCAGAAGGCCGCGACGGCCGCGAAACAGCCATCTCCAGGCACGCCGTAG
- a CDS encoding enoyl-CoA hydratase/isomerase family protein, translating into MAYETLLVDLKENVRTIRLNRPDDLNSVDDRVTSELQAELRAIAKDKTTRCLVLTGQGRAFCAGQDLKSAASRGGEFDFTEALRRRYNPIVSGLRSLEIPVIAAINGVAAGAGWSLALACDLRIASSQAKFVGAFSKIGLVPDSGMTWSLPRMVGTAKALEIAWFGEPVTADVALQMGLVNKVVPPEQLEEVTRQWAVQLAKGPTKGLGLIKRAMYTGLNRDLDGQLEYEALVQGIAGKTKDYGEGVKAFIEKRPAEFTGE; encoded by the coding sequence ATGGCATACGAAACTCTGCTCGTAGACCTCAAAGAAAACGTCCGGACCATCCGCCTCAATCGGCCCGACGACCTCAACTCCGTCGACGACCGCGTCACCAGCGAGCTTCAGGCCGAGTTGCGGGCCATCGCCAAGGACAAGACCACGCGATGCCTCGTCCTGACCGGCCAGGGCCGGGCCTTTTGCGCCGGCCAGGACCTCAAGTCCGCCGCCTCGCGCGGGGGAGAGTTCGACTTTACGGAGGCCCTGCGTCGCCGGTATAACCCCATCGTTTCAGGCCTGCGATCGCTGGAGATTCCCGTCATTGCAGCCATTAATGGAGTGGCCGCCGGCGCCGGCTGGAGCCTGGCGCTGGCCTGCGATCTGCGTATCGCCTCAAGCCAGGCCAAGTTTGTCGGAGCATTCAGTAAGATCGGCCTCGTCCCCGACAGCGGCATGACATGGTCCCTGCCCCGAATGGTCGGCACGGCGAAGGCCCTGGAGATCGCCTGGTTCGGCGAGCCCGTCACGGCCGACGTCGCCCTGCAAATGGGACTTGTGAATAAGGTCGTCCCGCCGGAGCAGCTTGAGGAAGTCACCCGGCAATGGGCCGTCCAGCTTGCCAAGGGTCCGACAAAGGGACTGGGGCTTATCAAGCGGGCCATGTACACTGGCCTGAATAGAGATTTAGACGGTCAATTGGAATACGAGGCGCTGGTTCAGGGAATTGCAGGAAAAACGAAGGACTACGGCGAAGGCGTGAAGGCCTTCATCGAGAAGCGCCCCGCGGAGTTTACAGGTGAGTAG
- a CDS encoding enoyl-CoA hydratase/isomerase family protein, which translates to MSEQILLTKLDGFVGLAQLNRPEVLNALNIPLMDQLITQIEAWDADPAVRCIVLTGNEKAFAAGADIKEMAEASVVDMYERNNLARWERIKRCRKPIIAAVSGFCLGGGCELAMHCDIILAGENAKFGQPEINIGVMPGAGGTQRLSKTVGKYRAMELILTGRFFNAQEAFQMGLVNRVVPPEKCLDEAMAMAKEIADRSPVAVRVAKEAVLRAFETGLTDGLDYERKMFYMLFATEDQKEGMKAFVEKRKAVYKGK; encoded by the coding sequence ATGTCCGAACAGATTCTCCTCACCAAACTCGACGGCTTCGTCGGCCTCGCCCAGCTCAACCGCCCCGAGGTCCTCAACGCCCTCAACATCCCGCTCATGGACCAGCTCATCACGCAGATCGAGGCGTGGGACGCCGATCCCGCCGTGCGCTGCATCGTCCTCACCGGCAACGAAAAAGCCTTCGCCGCCGGGGCCGACATCAAGGAGATGGCCGAGGCCAGCGTCGTCGATATGTACGAGCGCAACAACCTCGCCCGCTGGGAGCGCATCAAGCGCTGCCGCAAGCCGATCATCGCCGCGGTCAGCGGATTCTGTCTCGGCGGCGGCTGCGAACTGGCCATGCACTGCGACATCATCCTCGCCGGCGAAAACGCCAAGTTCGGCCAGCCGGAGATCAACATCGGCGTCATGCCCGGCGCAGGCGGCACGCAGCGCCTCTCCAAGACCGTCGGCAAGTACCGCGCGATGGAGCTCATCCTCACCGGCCGTTTCTTCAACGCACAGGAAGCCTTCCAGATGGGCCTGGTCAACCGCGTCGTCCCGCCGGAAAAATGCCTCGACGAAGCCATGGCCATGGCGAAGGAAATCGCCGATCGCTCCCCCGTCGCCGTCCGCGTCGCCAAGGAGGCCGTCCTCCGCGCCTTCGAGACCGGCCTCACCGACGGCCTCGACTACGAGCGCAAGATGTTCTACATGCTCTTCGCCACCGAGGACCAGAAGGAAGGCATGAAGGCCTTCGTGGAGAAGCGAAAGGCCGTTTACAAAGGCAAGTGA
- a CDS encoding M4 family metallopeptidase has product MLEMIGRREGGARDRSASDKWEIKMFLESREPRNRTRSLTGCAGLVFCLSLGWSFAAAQAQDNLTIVRDSVSGRITAVTAAGGGPIPFITAPAIVGSGAEQFLSERGGLFGIVDPDNQLMIQKSEVDTLGQTHRTYQQIHEGLPVFSGIFKLHQDANGRVLAANGDFYEISPKLNTNPTVLLDQATALCAALSRSKAPILTHSELVIVDPAWYGDPRRGVRLAYHLILSDPVEPIRDAFFVDAHTGDLLDKWTLVENVRNRQIYDGNQTASLPGTLSRSEGQGPVVQSDVNRAYDYYGDTYDYYFRAFGRDSIDGLGLPMVATVQFLSSNVCPNAFWDGSLLQMVFCPGTVTDDIVGHELTHGVTEFTANLIYQNQSGQINEAMSDIFGELVDLFNGDAAFAGTPGGTPWPTHPTGPGADTPNNLRTACSNNPSNSNGVRWLLGEDAIAFNGSIRDMWNPTCRGDPDRANSSLQHCEPFDNGGVHFGSGVVNHAFAIMTDGKSFNGQNVTGIGPIKSGAVMYRALTRYLTIASDFEDLYWAANQAATDLIGTSPNDPRTGSPGSMFTAGDAAEVNKALLAVEMNTPGRCGQSRNVLTSTPPPSCSQFSADIFNEGFEGGLGTWTVSLTGVPATPYNWIATTQPLPFARPGKAAFCDNINSSCQATNTAIHSLISPVINIPAGMTYPVLAFTHYVSTEPDFDGGVVQARVNGGTWLPINAAAFFYNGYNNRLLAASQGNSNPLAGRSAFSGTGGGWGTTLVALDGILQNATTLQIRFDFGKDICVGLDGWYVDDVRLFDCTSARDCNNNALPDEFETESGGFRDTFFNLPTSHYDGPPSDGHNQGGGVLVSAQRFTLQIAKSIKIIKIWGFYDATPPATDNFRVIFHNDSSSASVGSTINSQTNVPSTRMTTGFQSGFGGPEYEFTLTLATPVDLAAGAYWVEIFNNTSNSPATFSWMVSNIAMGFDYAALSTTAPGATWSLGFWNLALELQGDFLGVDADADNVPDDCDNCLGITNFDQIDMDGDGAGDACDGCEFDPNKTDPGVCGCGFPDADPDNDLVAVCIDNCPDVANANQLDSDGDGLGDACDGCPTDPTRTVPGLCGCNLADDPTDLDADGVADCADNCPGVPNPDQAPGLLPGVGAACDDELDCNNNNILDTDDLASGFSKDCNNNGVNDECEPEVLGPNALPVIQIAPGEIAPLSGLDVFHGGVPPFTYDWTLRGQPGGERSLSANPSFGPVPEGTYVARVVATDALGCSAMAFLTIQVGDGNPDGSPQAVIGQQCGQAMCAASSGASLLGLFFGCCCLKHVVRRRRFP; this is encoded by the coding sequence TTGCTTGAGATGATAGGCCGGAGAGAAGGAGGCGCACGCGATCGCAGCGCCTCCGATAAGTGGGAGATCAAGATGTTCCTGGAGTCGCGCGAGCCTCGCAATCGCACCCGGTCCCTGACCGGTTGCGCCGGTCTTGTCTTCTGTCTGTCGCTTGGCTGGAGCTTTGCGGCCGCACAGGCACAGGACAACCTGACGATCGTCCGCGACTCGGTCAGTGGCCGTATCACCGCGGTAACGGCGGCAGGCGGCGGGCCGATTCCCTTCATCACGGCGCCGGCGATCGTCGGTTCGGGGGCCGAGCAGTTTCTGTCGGAGCGCGGCGGCCTCTTCGGTATTGTCGACCCTGATAATCAGTTGATGATTCAGAAGTCGGAAGTCGACACGCTCGGCCAGACTCATCGAACCTACCAGCAGATTCACGAGGGGCTCCCGGTCTTCTCCGGCATTTTCAAGCTTCATCAGGACGCCAACGGTCGGGTACTGGCCGCCAACGGCGACTTCTACGAGATTTCTCCCAAGCTCAACACAAACCCCACCGTTCTGCTCGATCAGGCGACCGCCCTGTGCGCCGCCCTTTCGCGGAGCAAAGCGCCGATTCTCACCCATTCGGAACTGGTCATCGTCGACCCGGCGTGGTACGGCGACCCGCGCCGCGGCGTCCGTCTTGCCTACCATTTGATCCTGTCCGACCCCGTCGAGCCGATTCGCGACGCATTTTTCGTCGACGCTCACACCGGCGACCTCCTCGATAAATGGACGCTGGTGGAAAACGTCAGGAACCGACAGATTTACGATGGAAACCAGACCGCCAGTCTGCCCGGCACGCTTTCGCGTAGCGAGGGTCAGGGACCGGTTGTGCAATCCGACGTCAACCGCGCCTACGACTATTACGGCGATACCTACGACTATTACTTCCGCGCATTCGGCCGCGACAGCATCGACGGTCTCGGCCTCCCCATGGTCGCCACCGTGCAGTTCCTCAGTTCCAACGTCTGCCCTAATGCATTCTGGGATGGAAGTCTCTTGCAGATGGTCTTCTGCCCCGGCACCGTGACCGACGACATCGTCGGACACGAGCTCACCCACGGCGTGACGGAGTTCACCGCCAACTTGATCTATCAAAACCAGTCCGGCCAGATCAATGAGGCAATGTCCGACATCTTCGGCGAGTTGGTTGATCTCTTTAACGGCGATGCCGCGTTCGCAGGAACACCCGGCGGCACCCCCTGGCCGACCCATCCAACCGGCCCCGGCGCCGATACGCCGAACAACCTGCGAACCGCATGCAGCAATAATCCATCCAATTCAAATGGCGTTCGCTGGCTCCTCGGGGAAGACGCCATCGCGTTTAACGGCTCGATCCGCGACATGTGGAACCCGACGTGCCGCGGCGATCCCGATCGGGCCAACAGCTCGCTCCAGCACTGCGAGCCTTTCGATAATGGCGGCGTTCACTTCGGAAGCGGCGTGGTCAACCATGCCTTCGCCATCATGACCGACGGAAAGAGCTTCAACGGCCAGAACGTCACCGGCATCGGCCCGATCAAATCAGGCGCAGTGATGTACCGCGCACTCACCCGATATCTCACCATCGCCTCAGACTTCGAAGACCTTTATTGGGCGGCCAATCAGGCGGCAACCGATCTGATCGGCACAAGCCCCAACGATCCGCGCACCGGCTCGCCCGGCTCCATGTTCACGGCCGGCGACGCCGCCGAAGTCAACAAGGCCCTCCTGGCGGTGGAGATGAATACGCCCGGCCGATGCGGCCAGTCGCGAAACGTGCTCACCTCAACACCCCCGCCGAGTTGTTCGCAGTTCTCCGCGGATATTTTCAACGAGGGCTTTGAGGGTGGACTCGGAACCTGGACCGTGTCGCTGACCGGCGTCCCCGCCACCCCTTACAACTGGATCGCCACCACACAGCCCTTACCGTTCGCGCGACCCGGCAAGGCGGCGTTCTGCGACAACATCAATTCAAGCTGCCAGGCAACCAACACTGCCATTCACTCCCTCATCAGTCCGGTCATCAATATCCCCGCGGGCATGACCTATCCGGTGCTCGCCTTCACGCACTATGTCTCCACCGAGCCGGATTTTGACGGCGGCGTCGTGCAGGCCCGCGTGAACGGCGGCACCTGGCTGCCCATCAATGCCGCGGCTTTCTTCTACAACGGATACAACAACCGGCTGCTGGCAGCTTCTCAGGGCAACAGCAATCCATTGGCAGGACGGTCCGCCTTCAGCGGGACGGGCGGCGGCTGGGGCACGACGCTGGTTGCGCTGGACGGTATCCTGCAAAACGCCACTACCCTGCAAATCCGCTTCGACTTCGGCAAGGATATTTGCGTCGGCCTTGATGGTTGGTATGTCGACGACGTCCGCCTGTTCGACTGCACGAGCGCCCGCGACTGCAACAACAACGCCCTGCCCGATGAGTTCGAAACCGAGTCCGGCGGCTTCCGGGATACTTTCTTCAACCTGCCGACTTCTCACTACGACGGTCCCCCAAGCGACGGGCACAATCAGGGGGGCGGCGTCCTTGTTTCAGCGCAGCGCTTCACCCTTCAGATTGCCAAGTCGATCAAGATCATCAAGATCTGGGGGTTCTACGACGCAACGCCGCCGGCCACGGATAACTTCCGCGTCATTTTCCATAACGACTCCAGTTCTGCGTCCGTCGGCTCCACGATCAACTCGCAGACAAATGTGCCTTCGACGCGCATGACGACCGGATTCCAATCCGGATTCGGGGGGCCGGAGTATGAATTCACGCTGACTCTCGCGACGCCCGTCGACCTCGCCGCCGGAGCCTATTGGGTCGAAATATTCAACAATACTTCGAACAGCCCGGCGACTTTCTCGTGGATGGTCAGCAACATCGCCATGGGTTTTGATTACGCCGCCCTTTCCACAACGGCCCCCGGCGCAACCTGGAGCCTGGGCTTCTGGAACCTCGCCCTCGAACTCCAAGGCGACTTCCTCGGCGTCGACGCTGACGCCGACAACGTCCCCGACGACTGCGACAACTGCCTCGGCATCACCAACTTCGACCAGATCGACATGGACGGCGACGGCGCGGGCGACGCATGCGATGGGTGCGAATTCGATCCCAACAAGACCGATCCCGGCGTCTGCGGCTGCGGCTTCCCGGATGCCGATCCCGACAACGATCTCGTCGCGGTCTGCATCGACAACTGTCCGGACGTGGCCAATGCCAATCAACTCGATTCCGACGGCGACGGCCTCGGAGACGCATGCGACGGCTGCCCGACCGATCCGACCCGTACCGTGCCGGGCCTCTGCGGCTGCAACCTTGCGGATGATCCGACCGATCTCGATGCCGACGGCGTCGCCGACTGCGCCGACAACTGCCCCGGCGTGCCCAATCCCGATCAGGCCCCGGGCCTTCTTCCGGGCGTCGGCGCGGCCTGCGACGATGAACTCGATTGCAACAACAACAACATCCTCGACACCGACGACCTCGCATCCGGCTTCAGCAAGGACTGCAACAACAACGGCGTCAACGACGAGTGCGAGCCGGAGGTCCTCGGTCCGAATGCGCTTCCCGTCATTCAAATCGCCCCCGGCGAGATTGCTCCGCTCAGCGGCCTCGATGTCTTCCACGGCGGCGTCCCCCCGTTCACCTACGACTGGACCCTCCGCGGTCAGCCCGGCGGCGAACGATCGCTCTCCGCCAATCCCAGCTTCGGCCCCGTCCCCGAAGGCACCTACGTCGCCCGCGTCGTCGCGACCGATGCCCTCGGCTGCTCCGCGATGGCCTTCCTGACGATCCAGGTCGGCGACGGTAATCCCGATGGATCGCCGCAAGCCGTGATAGGCCAGCAGTGCGGGCAGGCCATGTGCGCGGCATCGAGCGGCGCCTCTCTGCTCGGCTTGTTCTTTGGGTGCTGCTGCCTCAAGCATGTCGTGCGACGCCGGCGTTTCCCGTAA
- a CDS encoding 3-hydroxybutyryl-CoA dehydrogenase, with product MSSERLIGVIGSGTMGAGIAQAAAASGFLVKTMDTKSDLVEKAYADIANRLDERVAKGKMPRHDRDDTMARLGVASSYADFADAECVIEAVTEDLALKRSIFGELDKVVSGRTLLASNTSSLSIGKIGEGLKHTDRFLGMHFFNPAPVMKLVELVQGPQTGDQAIVDARAVCAKLDKTPVKVKDSPGFIGNRVNRPFYLESLRLLEAGEGDIATIDQALRTAGGFKLGPFELMDLIGIDVNLKVSQTVWADFGKPSRFTPSAIQQKLVEAGHLGRKTNRGFYDYSTGESVPAYETKPTNVANWRPSRALEVFAGALEKPADRAMWLYSRVLLAVMNEGALAAETIALPRDVNIAMELGFNYPLGPLSIADQVGLDVVLDLMNEFHAQSSKAEWYQPAPLLQKLVGQGHLGEKTAKGFLHHWL from the coding sequence GTGAGTAGCGAACGACTTATTGGCGTGATTGGTTCAGGCACGATGGGTGCAGGCATCGCTCAGGCGGCGGCCGCATCGGGCTTCCTCGTCAAGACGATGGACACGAAGTCCGACCTCGTCGAAAAAGCCTACGCGGACATCGCCAACCGGCTCGATGAACGCGTTGCCAAAGGCAAGATGCCCCGTCACGACCGTGACGACACGATGGCTCGCCTCGGCGTGGCCTCTTCCTATGCCGACTTCGCCGACGCCGAGTGCGTCATCGAAGCGGTCACCGAAGACCTCGCCCTCAAGCGCTCCATCTTCGGCGAACTGGACAAGGTCGTCTCCGGCCGGACCCTGCTGGCGTCGAACACGTCCAGCCTCTCAATCGGGAAGATCGGCGAGGGCCTCAAGCACACCGACCGCTTCCTCGGCATGCACTTTTTCAACCCGGCCCCGGTCATGAAGCTCGTCGAGCTCGTTCAGGGACCGCAGACCGGCGATCAGGCCATCGTCGACGCCCGCGCGGTCTGCGCGAAGCTCGACAAGACGCCGGTCAAGGTCAAGGACTCCCCCGGCTTCATCGGCAACCGGGTCAATCGTCCGTTCTACCTCGAGTCGCTGCGGCTCCTGGAGGCCGGCGAAGGCGACATCGCCACCATCGATCAGGCCCTGCGCACGGCCGGCGGTTTCAAGCTCGGTCCTTTTGAGCTGATGGACCTCATCGGCATCGATGTGAACCTCAAGGTCTCGCAGACCGTGTGGGCGGACTTCGGCAAGCCCTCCCGCTTCACCCCGAGCGCCATTCAGCAGAAGCTCGTCGAGGCGGGCCATCTCGGTCGAAAGACCAACCGCGGCTTCTACGACTATTCCACCGGCGAGTCCGTTCCCGCTTACGAGACCAAGCCGACCAACGTTGCCAACTGGCGGCCCAGCCGGGCCCTCGAGGTGTTCGCCGGCGCTTTGGAGAAGCCCGCCGACCGGGCCATGTGGCTCTACAGCCGCGTCCTGCTGGCCGTGATGAACGAAGGCGCCCTCGCCGCCGAGACCATCGCCCTGCCGCGCGACGTGAACATCGCCATGGAGCTGGGTTTCAACTATCCCCTCGGACCGCTCAGCATTGCCGACCAGGTCGGCCTCGACGTGGTGCTCGATCTGATGAACGAGTTTCACGCCCAGTCCAGCAAGGCCGAGTGGTACCAGCCCGCCCCGCTGCTTCAGAAGCTCGTGGGACAGGGACATCTCGGCGAAAAGACGGCCAAGGGTTTCCTGCACCACTGGCTGTGA
- a CDS encoding HPF/RaiA family ribosome-associated protein, which produces MEVKVIVRGVEFPSSVRAYARRRVETGLRRYAARILTATVRLTDETGPRKEKVDKICAIDLKLRTKNIRVKEVSADFRTSISLALNRIRATLGRSIGKSKRGIGAG; this is translated from the coding sequence ATGGAAGTCAAGGTGATCGTTCGCGGTGTTGAGTTTCCGTCGTCCGTTCGTGCGTATGCGCGGCGGCGCGTCGAGACCGGCCTCAGGCGGTACGCGGCCAGAATTCTCACGGCCACGGTTCGCCTGACCGACGAGACCGGTCCGCGGAAGGAAAAGGTTGACAAGATCTGCGCCATCGACCTGAAGCTCCGCACCAAGAACATTCGCGTCAAAGAGGTCAGCGCCGACTTCAGAACGTCGATCAGCCTCGCCCTCAATCGGATACGAGCCACGTTAGGCCGTAGTATCGGCAAATCGAAGCGGGGGATCGGGGCCGGATAA